In Calypte anna isolate BGI_N300 unplaced genomic scaffold, bCalAnn1_v1.p scaffold_134_arrow_ctg1, whole genome shotgun sequence, one DNA window encodes the following:
- the LOC115600201 gene encoding transcription factor HES-1-like, translating into MPADTGMEKPTASPIAGAPANASHTPDKPRSASEHRKSSKPIMEKRRRARINESLGQLKTLILDALKKDSSRHSKLEKADILEMTVKHLRNLQRAQMTGECNLL; encoded by the exons ATGCCCGCCGACACGGGCATGGAGAAACCGACCGCTTCTCCCATCGCGGGGGCACCGGCCAACGCGAGCCACACGCCGGATAAACCGCGGAGCGCCAGCGAACACCGGAAG TCCTCCAAGCCCATCATGGAGAAGCGGCGCCGGGCGCGGATCAATGAGAGCCTGGGGCAGCTGAAGACCCTCATCCTGGATGCGCTGAAGAAGGAT AGCTCCCGACACTCCAAGCTGGAAAAGGCGGACATCCTGGAGATGACCGTCAAGCACCTCCGGAACCTCCAGCGGGCGCAGATGACGGGTGAGTGCAACCTGCTCG